In the genome of Lacipirellulaceae bacterium, the window AGTGCATTGGATTACCAGACCCCAGCGGCATTCGCCGCCAGCAGGCTTGCTTCCGTTCGGCCTACGGCCTCACTCCAGCAAGCCTGCTGCAGTAACCCCGATTCTCTCACTTAGGCTGGTACTGAAAACGGGGGAAGGTCAGAATACGCTAAACATCGAGTACGTCCTGGGCTTCAACGAACCGGAACGCCCCGACCAGGCGAATATGTCTGTTGCCCAAGCGATTGATGTCTGGGACATCATGGACGATCAGCTCTCTGGGGCTGGGTTGAAACTCGTTAGCCCTGGCGTCTCTGATAACCTGGCGGGGCGTGAATGGCTCGCAGACTTCATGTCTCAGGCCGCGGCGAACAATTTGATCGTTGATGAGATTGCCTTCCACTGGTATGGCGGAGTCAACCCGAATAATCCCGTAGGGTCGGCGAATGGATTTCTCAGTCGAGTCGACTCGTATTACAACACGTATGGACTTCCCATCTGGATTACCGAATTCGCAGGTCTTGATTTTGGGAATACGGTGGGTAGTCCTGAACTGATAGCCGCGAATGCCGCGTTCCTTGAGGTTGCCATTCCGGGCCTCGAAAGTCGACCTTACGTGAATCGGTACTCTTGGTGGCAGTACGGTCAATCTGACAACGGAGAGCAAGACGATAGCCGACTCATCGAGCAGATCAACGGTGTCTGGACACCTACGGTCATTGGAGATCCCTATCTGCCGACCTACGGTACGGGCGAGACGTTTGACATCGACGGTACCGACTACAGCAAAGATACGATCTACCTTAAGGGAGGGACGGTCACCAATACGGGCGCACCAATCACACCAGCAGTCGATTCGGTCTATGCACTAGAGAACACCAATGTCATGGGAGGAACCTCTGATTGGGCAATGGGAGAGGAGGGGACCGTCGAAATCAACTCCGGCGCAACCCTTCAGAAGCAAGATACGAACACGATCCGTTTGCTTGGCACGCAAGTCAACAATCGGGGCACCTTTCACCTATCGCAAGGGACCGTCTCTTTGGAAGATGGCGTTCAAGTCTCCGGGACAGGCAGTGTGCAACTTGATCCGGGCGCGACGATGAGTCTTGGCTCCGCACCCGATCGAGCCGGTGTTGGCATTAGCCAACCTCTGGAACTTCATGGGGGAACGGTTGTCAGCAACCCCATCGCCGATGGCACGCACATCATCTCCGGAACGAACACTACTCACGGAACTACAACGTTCGAAGGGAGCGGTCTGCTTGTGGTGACAGGGCCAATCGTGGCTCCAAGTGGCGGCGGTGGAGGTGGAATCACGAAAGCAGGCTCAGGGACGCTTTATCTAGCCAACAACAATACGTACGAGGTCGATACGACGGTCGAAGAAGGGACTCTGCGTTTAGCGAGCGGAGGAACCCTAAGCGGCTCGCAGAATATCGCAGCACGACCTTCTGGGACGCTCAACGTCACTGAGAAGCCAAGCGGCTATATCCTCTCGAACCAGAATCTGGCCCTCGAAGGGAAAGTCGTTGGCTCGATCCAAGCAACCGGCGGCAGTACGATCACGCCACTGGGTAGTTCGAATCTCATTGAAGGTAACTTGACGGTTTCGAACTCGATGGTGAGTGTTGGTGGGGACGGTTTTAACGAGATGCAACCCGTGCCAACGATCGTGAGCACCGGTTTGCAGCTAAACTTCGACGCAGCGCTCGATACGGCAGGGGATTCCACTTGGACAAATGCCGCCAGCCCAGGCAGCGATGTTGCTTTCGCCGGTGGAAGTAGTCCCGCGGCGATCTCCGCTCCCAGCCATCCAGGTGTTACTGCCGCGTATCACATTCCCACGGTCGGCGGTGCGGAAGGGCTGAATCAGTACTTCGAGGGCCAATCACCTCAGCGAAGTCAGCGTGATGCTTCCTTTGAAGTCGTATTCCACGTCTCGGATACTTCAGCGGGCGGCGATCAAGTCCTCGCCAAAGTCGGCGGCACGGGGCGTGGCGTTTCCTTTCTGCTCAACGATGGGTCGTTGAGCTTCAACGTCAACGGGGATGACACAGCGACCTCAACCTTGAGTACATCTCTCAGTCCTGGTTGGCACCATGCCGTCGGCGTGATCGATTTGTCTGGCCAGGGTGACGATCTGGCAAACGATTCGATGTCTCTTTATGTGAATAACGTGCTCATCGGAACCCTTGAGAACTTGTTGATCGACGATTGGGCGGGAGGCAATCTTTCAGGCATTGGGGACACCGCAAGTGTGCTGGGAGCCGGCGGCACTCCAATACCCTATCACGACAGCATCGCGATTGTTCGCTATTACAACGACATTGCTTTCGGCTCCACCGAAGTTGGCATCAACCACAACAACCTTGTCGGATCAGGAGTTGCTTTACCCACGCAGATGAATATCGACGGCGACTACCTTCAACAAATCGATGGTACGCTGCAGATGGATCTCTTCTCGCCAAGCAGTCACGATGCTCTTGATGTGACAGGGACAGCAACGCTCGACGGCCTGCTCGACATTAACGAGGTTGATGGCTTGGCTCCTTCAGTCGGCGATACTTTCACGATCCTCTCTGCCGATGGCGGAGTTCAGGGCGAGTTTGACTCGGTCGAACTCCCAATCCTCTCCGGACTGCAGTGGTTTCTCGACTATTCAGCCAACGACGTCAGCCTCAGCGTGATCTACGGTGCGGACTTTGATGGCAGTGGCACCGTCGACGGGGCCGATCTGATGATTCTGCAAAGAGGAATGGGACTCACCGGTCAGTTGGACAACTCCAACGGCGACGCCGACGGCAATGGCGTAATCGACTCCAATGATCTGGCCATCTGGAAAGCCCAATACGGCACGAGTCCGGGCTTGCTTACAAGTTCACTGAAGGCAGTCCCCGAGCCGAGCTCGGCATTTCTTCTAACGGTGGTCGTACTCGGCTTGGTGTTCCAGCGACGCGGTAATCAATGAGAGCGACTCCTTGATTGCCTGAAGTACGAGTCGCTCTTTGTCGCTGGCAAGGAAACCAGACAGAAATTGCGTCCTCGCTTCTCCAGATTCGGTATCTCGTGCCGTTTTTTGGATTGCTTCTTGAGCGCAAAACGCGCTCAATGAATCGGGTAAGTGAGCCAGTTGCACTTCGTTGGCCACCGCGATCGATCCCAGGAGCAGTAATTTGCGATTCTTCAGCCTCTTTGTATTTTCATGGATACTTTTTGCTCTCTCCCCGGTTAGCTTGGGCTCGGAACGAGTCACCGTCGCGTCGTTGGACGAGCTACGAGCCGCAATAAAGACAGCAAAGCCAGGCTCGATCATTGAGGTAGCAAAGGGCACCTACGAACTTCAGCGCGATCTTGAGCTCAAAAGACTCGTTGGCACGCCAAAATTGCCCATCACGATCCGCGCGGGATTTCTTCTACAGACAAGATTCATAGGAAGGCATGTCGTCAAAGTGCGAGATTCCCGGCATTTGGTCCTCGAAGGATTCCGCTTCGCGATGGATGAGGCTGCTGGTGGAAAGAATGGTTTGGTCAGTGTGCGCAACTGCCAAGACTGCCGCATCACCCGTTGTGACTTTTCCATGCGAGGTGCAGAGGACTCCGAGAAAAACCATACTTGGCTGACGCTTTACGGGGGAGCGAGCGCACACAATCAAGTTGACCATAATCGGTTCTCAGGGAAGCGAGGAAGAGGCTACTACCTCTTCATCACTGGCGAAGGAGATTATGTTTCGCAAGGCGACCTGATCCGGCGCAACCACTTTGTTGACCGAACCTACGGAAAGGACGAGAACGAGTTTGAAGCCATTCGTATCGGCGAAAGTCGCATCGGCAACGTGGGCGGAAAGTCGCATACGACCATTCGCGAGAATCTTTTCGAGCGGTGCCAAGGAGAAGACGAAATTGTTTCCTTCAAAGTAGGCGGGGGTAAGTTCCTCACCAACTCAGTGATCGATTGCCACGGCAGCATCGTGTTCCGTGACGGCAACGATGGTGTCTTCGCCGGAAACTTTGTCATTAAAACTTACCAAGAGAGACCGTTTGCAGACTTTCGCGCAGGTGGCGTGCGGTTTTACGGCTCTGGCCACCGGGTTTACAACAACTACTTCCAGGGCTTGGATGGAACGTCCATGAAAGCGCCACTTGCAATCATGCACGGCGCCCCGGCGGGTAGCGGTGCCCAAGGAGTCGCCGACGGATTGCCCGCTTCGGACTGCCAAGTTGTTCACAACACTTGGGTTCGCTGTGCTCAACTGCGGTTAGGACATGCCTCGAAGAAACGCCCTTTGCCCCCCGAGAATTGCGAGTTCTCCGGAAACATTGTCTGTGAGACCAACGATAGCCAGCTCTTGAATCTCTTTGAAGCGGATGGAATCTCGTTCTCTGGAAACATTCTCTACGCCAATCGCAGCAAGGAGACGGGAATCGAATCGCGAGAGTTTTCAGAACGAGAATTTCGAGTTGTTGACCCATTACTCAAGCAAAGCGAGGGGCTCTACCGACTGTCGACAGAATCGCCTGTAGTCGATGCGGCTCAAGCCAAGTATGAATTCCTTACCCACGATATCGACCAAGAAGCCCGTGACCTGAAGCCTGATGTCGGGGCTGATGAGTTGGGCACTTCAAGCGTTAGGAAACCGCTAACACCATCCGAGGTGGGGCCTACCGCAAAGTAGACGCTCGTTCTTGGTGATTTTCCGGAAGTCACTCCGGCGAAAAAAGATTGCGGATTTCGCTACCTCAGCCAATGATAAATAATGGCTTATCGCGTTACGGCACGCATCTTCATTCTTGCTTCTGCAGCTTCTACTCACATGCTAAGCGTCTTCGGAAAACTGATTTCTTCGCTGAGGGTCTGCGTAGTGGTCACTCTCTGTCTCATTACGAACCCCGCAGTAACGTCCGCCAACGAGAGCGCCTGGGTGAAGACCAGTTCCACGGGTCGATTGATGTATGTCCCTGATGCGGAAGGGGATCGCATTCTCGATTTCTCAGGAGTCGGGTATCGAGGCCAGGGTATTGAAGCGATCCCTGATAACGTCCCCAACGTGGTCACCCTCTCACCAGTTGCCGGAGACGATACGGGAAGTATTCAAGCAGCGATCAATCAAGTCGCCGCGATGCCTTTAGGACCGGACGGGTATCGGGGGGCAGTATTTCTCAACGCTGGTGAATACGACATCAACTCACAACTTCTGATCAACGCCAGCGGGGTCGTGCTTCGTGGAGCAGGGCAGGGCACTAATGGAACCGTTTTACGTGCGAGGAACGTCGGCCCAGAGGGCACGAACCAACGTCCGCTGATCCAAATCATTGGCAACGGCGGTCGGTCGAACGTTGGCTCCACCCGAAATCTGATCGACAAAACGGTACCGGCAGGAACGAACAGTTTTCGCGTTGATGTGCCGGGGGAGTTTTCCGTTGGCGATACGGTTCGGATCGAGCGTCCTAGCACTCAGGCTTGGATCAACGCGGTCGGGATGAACAACCCACCCAACGGCGACCCGCCGTGGCAGCCGGGCACCATGAACATTCGCTACGATCGCACGATCACTCGTGTCGAGGGAGATCGGATCTTCATTGACGAGCCACTAGGGAATTCGTTTGAGCAACAATACGGCGGAGGCACCATCCGCCGCTACGTTTGGAATGGTGCCATCAATAACGTCGGCATCGAGAACCTACGTGGCGATGCCGACTTCGATTCGCCGACCGATGAGGATCACGCTTGGGAATTCATCGAGGTTGGCAATTCACAGAACAGTGACCGGGCCGAACATGTCTGGATTCGAGACGTCACGGCTTTGCACTTTGGGGATTCGTTGGTGGTTTCGAATCCTGGCTCGAAGTGGGTAACGGTCGCCAATGCGACGAGCCTCGAGCCCGTGAGCGAGATCACGGGAAGTCGCCGTTACACCTACGACCTCAGTGGCGAGCTTGGGTTCGTCACGAACTCGACGGCCGACGAAGGGCGTCATGATTTTGTCACCAACAGCACGCGTCCTGCTGGCCCGAGTGTCTTTCACAACTCAACGGCAACGAATGCCAACAGCGACACGGGACCCCATCAACGGTGGTCAAGCGGAACGCTTTACGACAACATCACCGTCGAAGGAAACGCCATCAACGCTCGCAACCGCGGCTCATTCGGTACCTCGCACGGTTGGTCAGGGGCAAACATTACGGTTTGGAATTCTGAGGCTGACAGCTTTCGAATCCAAAACCCGCCTACCGCTCAAAACTGGCTGATCGGTTCCACTGGCACAATTGTTGAGGACACGACCTTTGGTCCGCAGCCTTCAGGAAATTACGATTCGCATGGCACGCCGGTCACAGCCGGGGGAACGACAAGCCTGTACGATGCCCAGCGAAATGACGCACGCGACATCAAAGAGTATCGCTTCACTGCGAGTTCAGGGGATTGGAACACCGCTGCCAACTGGGGTCAGGAACTGGTCCCTACGGATGTCTTTACCGTTTCCTCTCGCGATTACTTGCAGGGTGACATCGACAATTACGTCGACGACGGCAGCGGTAGTGTCGACGAGCCGTTTGTCGATCCCGCATGGGAAGCGTTCATCCTTGGCTCATCGAGTCATCCCCTGGCCGGTTTCGACGAGGTTGCCACGAATCAAAACGTCGCCTTCACGATGCAGCACGCCTTGGATGCAGGCGAGCAAGTCATCCACGCCACACTCGCCTTAGCTCTGAAGCAAGGCGGAGGGGATGTGAATACGGACTTTATCCGTGTCGCAAATTCCGGTAACCGTTTCAATTTCAGCGATCTCGGCTGGGACACGCAGATCAATCCAACAGAATCTTTTGTCGGTGTCGTTGATCTCGCATCGATCCTTTCGGATCTGCAAACAGGGTCCGTAAACGTTCAAATCAATGACGATACGGGGGTCGACTGGGCGATGTACACCATCACCGTTGCCACTCCTACTTCAAACGCCAACGATACGAAAGTGTTCGTCGAAAACGGCGGAACCGTCACCGTTAGTAACTCGGTGGCACCGATCGGAGACCTCAGCATTGGGGAAGCGGGCAGTGGTACGCTTTCGCTTACCAGCGAAGGGACAGTTGAGATCTTCGGCGACTTCACCCAAACCGCCGCTGGTGGCTTAACCGTTGAACTTTCGAGCGCAAGCGATTTCGGTACTCTCGATATCGGCGGCACTGCCACGATCGACGGAACGCTAGAAGTGAACCTGGAAGGCGTATTCGATCCGAGCGCTGGAGACCTTTTCGAAATCATCTCTGCAAACAGCGTAGCCGGCGAGTTTGATTCGGTGAACTTGCCAAGCTTGGTCGGGGAACTCGCTTGGAGTGTGCAGTACAATTCCGCGAACGTTTCACTCGCGGTCCTATATTCTGCCGACTTCAACGAAGATGGCTCGGTCGACGACATGGACCTCACCCTCTGGAAAGCCGGATTCGGCACGACCGATGCCAGTCGCTTGGACGGCGATGCCAATGGCGACAGCCTGGTTGATGCGGCTGACTTACTGGCTTGGCAACAGCAATTTGACAGCTCAGTCTCGCTCGCAAGCGCTGTCCAAATTCCGGAACCTTCTGCCGTTTTTTTGGCTCTCTTCGCGTTGGTGATGCCGTTATCCTACAGGCATCGTCGTGTGCAGTTTCGTCACGGCTAAGCAAGCTGTGGTTGCTTTTCGCGTTAACTTCTCGTTCCTTAGAGCCTCAAATTCATGTCTGATTCTATGCCCCTCGATCGCCGCCGGTTCGTCTCCCATAGCCTCCGCACCGTTGGAGCCGCTGCTTTAGCCAGCCCACTTGCTCTGGCTGCAAAGACCTCCGTGGCGAAGGAAGCCGCCGCATCCGCTGCTGCATCGGCTGCCAGTACAAAGTACGAGATCATCGCTTTCACGAAGTTCTTGCAAGACCTCTCTTACGATGAGCTTGCCGATACCATCAAAGACCTCGGCTTCGAAGGAGTCGAGGCGACCGTTCGGAACAAAGGACACGTCTTGCCAGAGCGTGTGGAAGAGGACTTGCCGAAGCTGGTCGAAGCACTCGATAAGCGCGACTTAAAAGTCGTAACGATGGCTTCTGACGTGCTCAATCCTCAACAACCGCTGACGGAAAAGGTCCTCAAGACTGCGGTCAGCCTGGGGATCAAAAGCTACCGGATGGGCTTCTACAAGTACGATCTCAAAAAGCCAATTTTGCCACAGCTCGAAGAGATTCGCCCGCAGGTGGAAGAACTCGCGGCCTTCAACAAAGAACTCGGAATCGGTGCTCTTTATCAAAATCATTCCGACGCGAAATACGTTGGGGCCACGATCTGGGATTTGCATTGGCTTCTCAAAGACATCCCTGTTGATCAAGTTGGCAGCGCGTTTGATATTCGTCACACAACGATCGAAGCGGGGTTGTCATGGCCCGTGCTGTATGACGTGATCAAGCCACACATTGGTGCGTTGTTTGTTAAGGACTTCAACTGGGACGGCAAGAAGGCCAAGCACGTGCCGCTTGGCACGGGCCGAGTCGATCCGAAATTCTTCGACCAAGTGAAGAAGGACGGCTTCTCAGGACCGATCTCGCTGCACGTTGAATACCTTGGCAAAGAAGGAACGCAGGCCAATATCGACGCACTTCGCAGGGACCTCAAGGTCCTGCGTGGGTGGCTTACTTAGCCGGCGGCTACTCATCTGATCTTTCTAATCACCTCTTCAAAGCTTGAGAAACTCCATGGAATTGTCCGGAAAGCGTGCCCTTATCACAGGCGGCACGAAAGGAATCGGCGAAGCAATCGTCCTCGATTTGGCGAAGCAGGGCGTGGACGTCGCCATAAATGCTCGGAATATTGATGACCAGGCAAAACAACTCGCCGAGCAGGTCGAAGCCCTCGGCCCTAAGTGTTGCCTCATCGCGGCTGACATGGCTGATCCGGCCGAGGTCCATCGCTGCGTCGAAGAGGCAGCCGCCCAACTTGGCGGAATCGACATCCTGGTCCACAGTGCAGGCGGCCCTTCCGGAGGGAAGCTTGAGGACATCTCCACTGAACAATGGAACCACACGTTTCAGGTTCACGTTCATGCGGCGTTTCACCTTTGCCAAGCTGCCATGCCGCTGATGAAGCAAAACAGCGAAGGGGCGATCATTTTCATCTCCTCGGCAGCAGGCATCCGAGGTTGCCCCGGAGCCCTCGCTTACGGCACCGTCAAAGGAGCGATTCTGCATTTCACGCGCATGCTCGCCCGTGACGTGGCAGATGACAATATCCGCGTGAATTGTGTGAACCCTGGCATCATTCGCACGCGTTTCCACGAAAACATGACACCAGAGCAACAGAAGCACAATCTCGCCAACCGCATTCCACTGCATCGCGAAGGCACCGTGGAGGACGTTGCGCAAGCAGTCCAGATGCTGATCACCAATGAGTTTATGACCGGCGAATCGGTCACGATCGATGGCGGAATGACCATGCAAATCGTTCGCTGATTCTTCCCTTGGGTAGGGCGACATTTCTTTTACCCCCGGTTGCAGCCTTTGTTAGAAGCTCTCTCCCGCACCGTGCGCTCGATTCTCCCGGGACTGTTTCTCGTCGGGTTTACGATCGGCACCGGTAGCGTGACCTCGATGGTCAAGGCTGGGGCAGACCACGGCATGACTCTGTTGTGGGCGTTGCTACTTTCCTGTGTCGCTTCATACATACTTTTCTCAGCTTTCGGGCGCCTCACAGCGGTCAGCCGGCTGACTGCCCTGCAAGCGATCAAGCTTCACATTCATCCAGCAGTCTCGCTGTTCATCCTCGTCGCACTGGTCGTTTGTGTGAGCGGCAGCATCATGGGCGTGATGGGCATCATCGCGGATGTCCTTGCTGCCTGGTCGGATGGTTGGAGTTCGAGTCCCCTACCGCCTCTCGCCTGGGCCTCCCTGATCACCTTGCTGATTGTCGTTGCGCTGCTTCGCAACAATGTCCGAAGCTTCGAGAAACTACTGGCTGCACTGGCAGGCATTATGGGCGTTTGCTTCTTGCTGAACGCAGCGCTCACACTTCCAGCCTTGAAGGAAATCGCCGGTGGACTCGTCCCCAGCGTTCCTAAGACGGGTTCGGGAGAGGACTCATCCTCGGGGTTCTTGGTTGTGGCAAGCATGGTTGGAACAACCGTAGCGCCGATTGTCCTTTTCTTCCGCTCGATTCTGGTCGGGGAAGCAGAGTGGACAACCAGCGACCTACGGCAACAGAATCGCGATGCCGCAATCTGTTCCGTGCTGATCTTCTTCATCAGTGCAGCAATAATGGCCAGCGCTGCAGGAAGTTTGCATGCTCGCGGCGAAACGTTGCAACATGCCAAGGAGATGATCCCGCTGCTTGAGCCACTGGCGGGCGTATTTGCTGTCGTCGTGTTCGTGCTTGGAATTACGGCGGCGGGGGTTTCTTCTCAATTCCCAAACGTGGTCGCCTTCGCTTGGTTGCGTCGCGATTATCGCGGCGAGAGGGCGGCGATCAAGAGTTCCATCGATCGCGCGTTGGTGATCGGTATGGCGTTGCTGGGGCTTGTCGTTCGCCTGTTTGAGGGAAGACCGGTTTTCATCATGCTCGCTTCCCAAGCTCTCGGGGCGGTCCTGCTGCCGACTACCGTGATTTGCCTTTTCTACTTGCTCAACAGGCGCGAAGTGATGGGGGATTATCGCAATACCAAAGGGGAGAACATCACGCTGGGGCTGATCGTTCTGTTCTCGCTCGTTATGGCCGCTATTGGCGGTTATGGCTTATTCAATTCTCAGTGAAAGAGCCAATAGCTCGCCTGCTACTGTGCTACTCGGAGAAACCTGATGACAGAGACAAATGACATTTCAACCCAGGTCGAAGCCGACAGGCAGACAATCCTTGCGGCCAAAAACCGCGGCAGAATGGCTACCTTGGGTGCTTACGTGAGGCTCTCCGGCCCGGGGTGGATGCAAAGTGCCCTCACACTCGGCGGTGGCACCATGGGGAGTAGCCTCTATCTTGGAATCCTGGCTGGGGTAAGCATGATTTGGCTGCAGCCTTTTGCGATGGCTTTGGGCGTCATCATGCTCAGCGCGATAAGCTACGTGACGCTCTCCACAGGGGAGCGTCCTTTCCGTGCGATCAACAAGCATATCAACCCTGTCCTGGGATGGTCGTGGCTCATCGCAGCACTGTTGGCCAATATGGTTTGGTCGATGCCACAGTACTCTCTTTGCTTCGCGGTGATCGAACAAAACCTGCTGCCAGAGGTCTTTACCGGAGAAGGTTTGCTTGCCCCGGGAGTGCAGGAATCGAAGTTAGGAACGTGGCTTGTTTCCATTGCCATCCTTGTCCTTTGCACGCTCGTCACCTGGAGCTACGGAAGCGGAAGCCTAGGCATCAAAATCTATGAAGGGATGCTCAAAGCGGTTGTCGCCATCATTGTGCTTTCCTTTTTCGGCGTGGTGATTCGCATGGCGATGGTTGGCGAAGGCGTGGATTGGGCTGGTGTCTTGGGGGGAATGATCCCAAAACTCCACCATCTCTACGCGCCGTCAGATACTTATAAGCCTTTGCTCGACGCTTTGGGCGACTCATCAGTGAGAAGCTATTGGAGCGATTACATCGTCAGTCAACAGCGCGACGTCATGATCAGTGCCGGCTCGGCTGCCGTGGGCATCAACATGACCTTTTTGTTGCCCTACAACCTACTCTCCAGAGGCTGGAATAAGGACTTCCGCGGCATGACGATCTTCGACATGTCGACCGGCACCTTCATTCCTTTTGTGCTTGCCACAGGCTGTATCGTCATTGCCGCGGCAACCCAGTTTCACGCTCAAGCGCCAGAGGGTGCGAGTGTCGTCGGTGAAACCATTGAAATGCCGAAGCACCTGACCGACAAGTATGAAGAAATCCTTGAGAGCCGCTCCCAGCCAGAGAAACTTCAAACCTACGACATTCCCGAGGACATCTCGCTCGCTGAAAAACAACTTGCTGCGGTGCTGATCAAACGCGACACCTACGATTTAGCGAAGTCTCTGCAAAATCTGTTTTCCGATAAGGAGGGTCGCGGCGGACGACTCTTCTCAAACTTCGTCTTCGGCGTGGGTGTTTTGGGAATGACGCTCTCTTCAATCTCGCTCATGATGCTGATCTCCGGCTTTGTCATTTGCGAAATCGCTGACCGCCCGGCACAGGGTTGGTTCTTTCGGATCGGCTGTCTCGCCTCAGCGAACGGTGTGCTGTGGCCATTGATCTGGACGGGGAAAACGAAAGCGTGGCTCACCATTGTCGCCGGTGTCTATGGTGCCATGCTTCTGCCAATCGCTTACGTGACTTTCTATCTGATGATGAATCAGAAGTCGCTACTCGGGGATGAACGGCCCAAGGGTGTCGCCCGCATAGTTTGGAACCTGCTTATGATCATCGCTGTCCTTGCGGCGACAGGTGCTGGACTCTCAGCAATCCTCGACAAGGGAGGCTACTACGGCCTCGGCTTCGCGGGTGCCTACATCGCACTTGTTCTTATTGTGCAATTCAACAGACGTGGGGCGACAGAATCCACGGAATGAATTTGATTCGCGGCGGTCGGGGAATTAGCCTGGAAACAGCTGTCTGAAAAATCGGTACCAAACACCATTTTTTCGGATTGCCTGCTCATGCGAATTCGCCAAAATCCCTGTAACGGCTGACTTTTCTGTTCGTTCTCCTCAAGACCGTCTCGCTCGATGAGCAAAGTTCCCCACGTTGCGCTCCTCGTTGAAACGTCCCGCGAATACGGTCGCGGGCTGCTTCGAGGGATTGCCCGCTACCACCAGGAGCATGGCCCGTGGTCGATCTACTTCGAACCGCACGGGCTCGACCTCAAGGCACCTGTTTGGCTGAAGAATTGGCACGGTGACGGCATCCTGGTGCGTGTGAACGATCGTGACATGGCCAAGGCGATCGCCGAGACGGGCATCCCTGCAGTTGATCTACGAGGGCGTTTTCCTGACTTAGCAATGCCTTTCATTGGCGTTGATAACCGACCAGTTTCCGAACTCGCGTTTCGCCACCTGAAAGATTGCGGGCTGAGGCATTTCGCCTTTTG includes:
- a CDS encoding glycosyl hydrolase; translation: MHWITRPQRHSPPAGLLPFGLRPHSSKPAAVTPILSLRLVLKTGEGQNTLNIEYVLGFNEPERPDQANMSVAQAIDVWDIMDDQLSGAGLKLVSPGVSDNLAGREWLADFMSQAAANNLIVDEIAFHWYGGVNPNNPVGSANGFLSRVDSYYNTYGLPIWITEFAGLDFGNTVGSPELIAANAAFLEVAIPGLESRPYVNRYSWWQYGQSDNGEQDDSRLIEQINGVWTPTVIGDPYLPTYGTGETFDIDGTDYSKDTIYLKGGTVTNTGAPITPAVDSVYALENTNVMGGTSDWAMGEEGTVEINSGATLQKQDTNTIRLLGTQVNNRGTFHLSQGTVSLEDGVQVSGTGSVQLDPGATMSLGSAPDRAGVGISQPLELHGGTVVSNPIADGTHIISGTNTTHGTTTFEGSGLLVVTGPIVAPSGGGGGGITKAGSGTLYLANNNTYEVDTTVEEGTLRLASGGTLSGSQNIAARPSGTLNVTEKPSGYILSNQNLALEGKVVGSIQATGGSTITPLGSSNLIEGNLTVSNSMVSVGGDGFNEMQPVPTIVSTGLQLNFDAALDTAGDSTWTNAASPGSDVAFAGGSSPAAISAPSHPGVTAAYHIPTVGGAEGLNQYFEGQSPQRSQRDASFEVVFHVSDTSAGGDQVLAKVGGTGRGVSFLLNDGSLSFNVNGDDTATSTLSTSLSPGWHHAVGVIDLSGQGDDLANDSMSLYVNNVLIGTLENLLIDDWAGGNLSGIGDTASVLGAGGTPIPYHDSIAIVRYYNDIAFGSTEVGINHNNLVGSGVALPTQMNIDGDYLQQIDGTLQMDLFSPSSHDALDVTGTATLDGLLDINEVDGLAPSVGDTFTILSADGGVQGEFDSVELPILSGLQWFLDYSANDVSLSVIYGADFDGSGTVDGADLMILQRGMGLTGQLDNSNGDADGNGVIDSNDLAIWKAQYGTSPGLLTSSLKAVPEPSSAFLLTVVVLGLVFQRRGNQ
- a CDS encoding polysaccharide lyase 6 family protein, which encodes MDELRAAIKTAKPGSIIEVAKGTYELQRDLELKRLVGTPKLPITIRAGFLLQTRFIGRHVVKVRDSRHLVLEGFRFAMDEAAGGKNGLVSVRNCQDCRITRCDFSMRGAEDSEKNHTWLTLYGGASAHNQVDHNRFSGKRGRGYYLFITGEGDYVSQGDLIRRNHFVDRTYGKDENEFEAIRIGESRIGNVGGKSHTTIRENLFERCQGEDEIVSFKVGGGKFLTNSVIDCHGSIVFRDGNDGVFAGNFVIKTYQERPFADFRAGGVRFYGSGHRVYNNYFQGLDGTSMKAPLAIMHGAPAGSGAQGVADGLPASDCQVVHNTWVRCAQLRLGHASKKRPLPPENCEFSGNIVCETNDSQLLNLFEADGISFSGNILYANRSKETGIESREFSEREFRVVDPLLKQSEGLYRLSTESPVVDAAQAKYEFLTHDIDQEARDLKPDVGADELGTSSVRKPLTPSEVGPTAK
- a CDS encoding sugar phosphate isomerase/epimerase family protein; protein product: MSDSMPLDRRRFVSHSLRTVGAAALASPLALAAKTSVAKEAAASAAASAASTKYEIIAFTKFLQDLSYDELADTIKDLGFEGVEATVRNKGHVLPERVEEDLPKLVEALDKRDLKVVTMASDVLNPQQPLTEKVLKTAVSLGIKSYRMGFYKYDLKKPILPQLEEIRPQVEELAAFNKELGIGALYQNHSDAKYVGATIWDLHWLLKDIPVDQVGSAFDIRHTTIEAGLSWPVLYDVIKPHIGALFVKDFNWDGKKAKHVPLGTGRVDPKFFDQVKKDGFSGPISLHVEYLGKEGTQANIDALRRDLKVLRGWLT
- a CDS encoding SDR family oxidoreductase, producing the protein MELSGKRALITGGTKGIGEAIVLDLAKQGVDVAINARNIDDQAKQLAEQVEALGPKCCLIAADMADPAEVHRCVEEAAAQLGGIDILVHSAGGPSGGKLEDISTEQWNHTFQVHVHAAFHLCQAAMPLMKQNSEGAIIFISSAAGIRGCPGALAYGTVKGAILHFTRMLARDVADDNIRVNCVNPGIIRTRFHENMTPEQQKHNLANRIPLHREGTVEDVAQAVQMLITNEFMTGESVTIDGGMTMQIVR
- a CDS encoding divalent metal cation transporter; translation: MRSILPGLFLVGFTIGTGSVTSMVKAGADHGMTLLWALLLSCVASYILFSAFGRLTAVSRLTALQAIKLHIHPAVSLFILVALVVCVSGSIMGVMGIIADVLAAWSDGWSSSPLPPLAWASLITLLIVVALLRNNVRSFEKLLAALAGIMGVCFLLNAALTLPALKEIAGGLVPSVPKTGSGEDSSSGFLVVASMVGTTVAPIVLFFRSILVGEAEWTTSDLRQQNRDAAICSVLIFFISAAIMASAAGSLHARGETLQHAKEMIPLLEPLAGVFAVVVFVLGITAAGVSSQFPNVVAFAWLRRDYRGERAAIKSSIDRALVIGMALLGLVVRLFEGRPVFIMLASQALGAVLLPTTVICLFYLLNRREVMGDYRNTKGENITLGLIVLFSLVMAAIGGYGLFNSQ